In one Lachnospiraceae bacterium GAM79 genomic region, the following are encoded:
- a CDS encoding response regulator transcription factor, giving the protein MYNILICDDEKDIVSALKIYLKTSGYNIYEAYNGKEALEQIKEHDIHLVLMDIMMPEMDGITAMLKIREETNLPVILLTAKSEDTDKILGLEVGADDYITKPFNPVEVIARVKSQLRRYMQLGSGQIKKDAIVIGGIELNDNSKQVTVDGKLVSLTPTEYDILRLLMEHPGQVFSPRDIYKEVWKETPLGAEGSVAVHIRHLREKIEINPGEPRYIKVIWGRGYKMEYQ; this is encoded by the coding sequence ATGTATAATATACTAATTTGCGATGATGAGAAAGATATCGTATCAGCTTTAAAGATTTACCTGAAAACATCCGGCTACAATATTTATGAAGCTTACAACGGAAAAGAAGCGTTAGAGCAGATCAAAGAGCATGACATCCATTTGGTGTTAATGGATATCATGATGCCGGAGATGGATGGGATCACAGCGATGTTAAAGATCCGCGAGGAGACGAATCTGCCGGTTATCCTTCTGACCGCAAAGAGTGAAGATACAGATAAGATCCTTGGACTGGAAGTGGGTGCAGATGATTACATTACCAAGCCGTTTAATCCGGTAGAGGTGATCGCCAGAGTGAAATCGCAGCTTCGAAGATATATGCAGCTTGGAAGCGGACAGATCAAGAAAGATGCGATCGTGATCGGGGGAATTGAGTTGAATGATAATTCCAAGCAGGTTACGGTCGATGGCAAACTGGTCAGTCTGACACCGACAGAATATGATATTTTAAGACTTCTGATGGAACATCCGGGACAGGTATTTTCACCGAGAGATATTTACAAGGAAGTCTGGAAAGAAACACCGCTCGGAGCCGAAGGTTCGGTAGCTGTCCATATCCGTCATTTGCGTGAAAAGATAGAGATTAATCCCGGAGAACCAAGATATATCAAGGTGATCTGGGGCAGAGGTTATAAGATGGAATATCAGTAA
- a CDS encoding HAMP domain-containing histidine kinase: protein MNKLKNNNPFKLLIYTLFFITCSVGFILGYVLLDMYEAGIFQGRSESELRAELEADYQSEMLTTCVNRGAEYIRNTLDISYSDDEWGDYEYDPDALQKKDMNHDNVVDASDFLMLLSEKENAFDKYDRTYKEDLEKIYGYAKTDLYVSVGDDWDSSKTGESNSIMLAQTDNLPEKALVYGVLGEKAVVSTTTGIPTGKILRYDTYKEAQSIGVEKEGNNYNYVNLRMPDEAALSRSEVSDDYGIDLSDLEGNTTDTEAETEAETKNSGISEESATSEDSTTMEEEIESSGSYNTPEGVTISYNRNQIAITANGTTKQYEYYAEDDMYYPIIKDGYTVIVGNYAGDDITIYASGNLYIDGTSDVSSRMNKSLQAISKAASGKNRILLFFGLDFVLCIIFMITSMVLSGKDGVVRKTEKVPVEIILTGIVVLISLLIAFAQNISYSLSYAYYSYSGTDRLHYFIDSNITGHDIETIVCLIGLGCICTVGLLLINNLIARVKQSNLLNTSWIVRLGRKLFGKSGKITAFFRYVFSKVPFIIKAFLLYIVITIVEIIVALLVFNAVYINEAGFIVLMLLKIICAIAYMAFVCMMQELFQGGDKLAKGEYGHKVNTRFMFGKFKEHGENLNHINEGVQLAVDDRMKSERMKTELITNVSHDIKTPLTSIINYVDLLQKEDIEKEPEASYIEVIARQSARLKKLIVDLVDASKASTGNVKVELVNMDANMIAEQASGEYIDKLMQKNITLVTNLAKDRAGIEADGRHLWRVFDNLLNNAFKYTMPGTRLYVNTYITDEDGNVIRDLKKSIKEPAKVCIEFKNISEAPLNISSDELMERFVRGDSSRNTEGSGLGLSITRSLCQLQHADFNIVIDGDLFKAVITFAYCKEPQEDQDVDQTEAAEAIDIEQ, encoded by the coding sequence ATGAATAAGTTAAAAAATAACAATCCCTTTAAATTACTGATCTATACGTTATTTTTTATCACCTGCAGCGTTGGATTTATATTGGGTTATGTACTGCTTGATATGTATGAAGCCGGAATATTTCAGGGCAGATCGGAATCGGAGCTGCGGGCAGAACTGGAAGCGGATTATCAGAGCGAGATGTTGACTACCTGTGTGAATCGTGGTGCCGAGTATATTAGAAATACTCTGGATATCAGTTACAGTGATGATGAATGGGGAGACTATGAATACGATCCCGATGCTTTGCAGAAAAAGGATATGAATCATGATAATGTTGTCGATGCAAGTGATTTTCTGATGCTGTTGTCGGAAAAGGAAAATGCATTTGATAAATATGATCGTACCTATAAAGAGGATTTGGAGAAAATATATGGATATGCGAAAACAGATCTGTATGTGAGTGTTGGTGATGATTGGGATTCTTCAAAAACGGGTGAATCAAATTCCATTATGCTGGCGCAGACAGATAATCTGCCGGAAAAAGCATTAGTATATGGAGTTTTAGGAGAGAAAGCAGTTGTCAGTACGACGACCGGTATTCCTACAGGAAAGATTCTGAGATATGATACCTATAAGGAAGCACAGAGTATCGGTGTGGAAAAAGAAGGAAACAATTATAATTATGTTAACCTGCGTATGCCGGATGAAGCAGCTCTTTCCAGGTCAGAGGTGTCTGATGATTATGGAATTGATCTGAGTGATCTGGAGGGAAATACCACAGATACGGAAGCAGAGACGGAAGCCGAAACCAAGAATTCAGGAATATCGGAAGAGTCTGCAACATCAGAAGATTCAACAACAATGGAGGAGGAAATAGAGAGTTCCGGTTCATACAATACGCCGGAGGGAGTAACGATTTCTTATAATAGAAATCAGATAGCGATCACAGCAAACGGAACGACAAAGCAGTACGAGTATTATGCGGAGGATGATATGTATTATCCGATCATAAAAGATGGATATACCGTAATCGTTGGCAATTATGCAGGAGACGATATTACGATATATGCTTCCGGTAATTTATATATCGACGGCACATCTGACGTTTCTTCACGTATGAATAAGAGCCTACAGGCGATCAGCAAGGCTGCTTCGGGAAAGAACAGAATCCTGCTCTTCTTTGGACTTGATTTTGTTTTGTGTATCATATTCATGATCACAAGTATGGTATTATCCGGTAAAGACGGTGTTGTAAGAAAAACAGAAAAGGTTCCGGTTGAAATTATATTGACTGGAATAGTCGTTTTGATAAGTCTGTTGATTGCTTTTGCACAGAATATCAGTTATTCCTTATCATATGCTTATTATAGTTACAGCGGTACAGACCGGCTTCATTATTTTATTGATAGCAATATTACAGGACATGATATTGAGACTATTGTATGTCTGATCGGTTTGGGTTGTATCTGTACGGTCGGACTTTTACTGATCAACAATCTGATCGCAAGAGTCAAACAGTCGAATCTGCTTAATACATCATGGATTGTCAGACTGGGTCGCAAACTATTTGGAAAATCGGGAAAGATAACCGCATTTTTCCGGTATGTATTCAGCAAGGTTCCATTTATAATAAAAGCGTTCCTTTTGTATATCGTAATTACGATCGTTGAAATTATAGTAGCATTGCTTGTTTTTAATGCTGTATATATAAATGAAGCTGGATTTATTGTATTAATGCTGTTGAAGATCATCTGTGCAATTGCCTATATGGCATTTGTCTGTATGATGCAGGAGCTTTTCCAGGGTGGTGACAAGCTTGCAAAGGGCGAGTATGGTCATAAGGTAAATACAAGATTCATGTTTGGAAAGTTCAAAGAACATGGCGAGAATCTGAATCATATCAATGAAGGTGTCCAGCTTGCGGTAGATGACCGGATGAAAAGTGAACGGATGAAGACGGAGCTTATCACGAATGTATCGCATGATATCAAGACACCGCTTACTTCTATTATTAACTATGTCGATCTGCTTCAGAAGGAGGATATTGAAAAAGAACCTGAGGCTTCTTATATAGAAGTAATAGCAAGGCAGTCAGCAAGGTTAAAAAAACTGATCGTGGATCTTGTGGATGCTTCTAAGGCATCGACCGGAAATGTAAAGGTAGAGCTTGTAAACATGGATGCGAATATGATCGCAGAACAGGCATCCGGTGAATATATTGACAAATTGATGCAGAAGAACATCACGCTGGTAACGAATCTCGCAAAGGATCGCGCAGGGATCGAAGCAGATGGCAGACACCTCTGGAGAGTATTTGATAATCTATTAAATAATGCATTCAAATATACGATGCCGGGGACTCGGTTATATGTAAATACTTATATAACCGATGAAGATGGAAATGTGATCCGTGATCTTAAAAAGAGCATCAAAGAACCTGCGAAGGTATGTATAGAGTTCAAGAACATATCAGAAGCACCGCTGAATATTTCAAGTGATGAACTGATGGAACGCTTTGTAAGAGGTGACAGTTCCAGAAATACAGAGGGAAGCGGACTCGGCTTATCCATTACAAGAAGCCTGTGTCAGCTTCAACATGCGGATTTTAACATTGTGATCGATGGAGATCTGTTTAAGGCTGTGATTACATTTGCATACTGTAAAGAACCACAGGAAGATCAGGATGTGGATCAGACAGAAGCTGCAGAAGCCATAGATATTGAACAGTAG
- the mraZ gene encoding division/cell wall cluster transcriptional repressor MraZ, protein MSKCLTGEYEHRLDTKGRLIMPSKLREELGCTFMITKGLDNCLYVYPNDEWQQFADKLNQLPMTNKSARQFKRFFNSGAVKCETDAQGRVIIPQTLRTFANIEKDVVIIGNGEKAEIWNKEAWDEINNEESLNMDEIADKLDELDFRI, encoded by the coding sequence GTGTCCAAGTGTTTAACAGGTGAATATGAACACAGATTAGATACCAAAGGGCGACTTATCATGCCATCCAAGCTTAGAGAGGAACTCGGCTGCACCTTCATGATCACAAAAGGTCTGGACAATTGTCTGTATGTTTATCCGAATGATGAATGGCAGCAGTTTGCGGACAAGCTGAACCAGCTCCCGATGACGAATAAGAGTGCGAGACAGTTCAAGCGTTTCTTCAACTCAGGAGCAGTAAAGTGCGAAACGGATGCACAGGGTCGAGTGATCATTCCACAGACACTTCGTACATTTGCCAATATCGAAAAAGATGTTGTCATCATAGGTAACGGAGAAAAAGCAGAAATCTGGAATAAGGAAGCATGGGATGAGATCAATAATGAAGAATCCCTGAATATGGATGAGATTGCAGACAAGCTGGACGAACTGGATTTCAGAATATAA
- the rsmH gene encoding 16S rRNA (cytosine(1402)-N(4))-methyltransferase RsmH, translating into MEFKHTSVLLDETIENLNIKPNGVYMDGTLGGAGHSREIAKRLGSDGHLIGIDQDGEAIATAKERLAEYGDRITVVRDNYQNFKSILDELNISQVDGILLDLGVSSYQLDNADRGFTYRVDAPLDMRMDDRQTKTAKDIVNGYTEQELFHILKEYGEERFAKSIAYHIVKYRENKEIETTEELNDIIRGSIPAKVRNAQGHPSKQTFQAIRIELNHELEVLTNSIDGMIDCLKPGGRLCIITFHSLEDRIVKNAFRKNENPCICPPNFPVCTCGRKSKGKVITRKPILPTEEEMEINSRSKSAKLRVFEKGMNI; encoded by the coding sequence ATGGAATTTAAACATACATCGGTTTTACTGGATGAAACCATTGAAAATTTGAATATCAAACCGAATGGTGTTTATATGGATGGAACCCTTGGGGGAGCCGGACATTCGAGAGAAATAGCGAAAAGACTTGGATCGGATGGTCATCTGATCGGCATCGATCAGGATGGTGAGGCGATCGCGACAGCGAAAGAACGACTGGCAGAGTACGGTGATCGTATCACAGTCGTAAGAGATAACTATCAGAATTTTAAAAGCATACTAGACGAGCTAAATATAAGTCAGGTGGACGGGATACTGCTGGATCTCGGCGTATCTTCATATCAACTCGATAATGCGGATAGAGGATTCACATATCGGGTTGATGCTCCCCTTGATATGCGTATGGATGATCGCCAGACAAAGACTGCGAAGGATATCGTAAATGGATATACCGAGCAGGAGCTCTTTCATATACTTAAGGAATATGGCGAAGAACGATTTGCAAAAAGCATTGCATATCATATTGTGAAATATCGTGAGAATAAAGAGATAGAAACGACAGAAGAATTAAACGATATCATCCGTGGATCGATTCCCGCAAAAGTAAGAAATGCTCAGGGACATCCTTCAAAGCAGACATTTCAGGCGATTCGCATCGAATTGAATCATGAGCTTGAAGTACTGACGAATTCCATTGATGGAATGATCGACTGTTTAAAACCGGGCGGAAGATTATGTATCATCACATTCCATTCGTTAGAAGACAGGATTGTGAAAAATGCATTTCGTAAAAATGAAAACCCGTGCATTTGTCCACCGAATTTTCCGGTGTGCACATGCGGAAGAAAATCAAAAGGAAAAGTGATAACAAGAAAACCGATTCTTCCAACAGAAGAAGAAATGGAAATAAATTCAAGATCCAAAAGTGCAAAACTCAGGGTGTTTGAAAAAGGTATGAATATATAA
- a CDS encoding penicillin-binding protein 2 — MSIKGKQFLKRMKTRLLIIFFAAVIFFAVLVARVIYISVAKGQEYQEEVLDQKSYDSLDIPFERGDIVDRNGNVLATSEKVYNLILEPKNILRTEAGKKATKAALIKYFNMEESKFDECMQNTDSFYSVAMKGLAYTDVKAFQEFCSTKDGADVIGVRFEEEYKRKYPNGSLACHLLGYTVSGNVGQGGIEGYYNSYLNGVNGKTYGYLTNDNTVESVTVPAQNGYTVVSTIDLNIQKIIEDNIEEYMKTTGAKKIGVIAMDPDTAEVLGMSTSYSYDPNEPMDTDALRNMKVTVTESTEAATEDSSEEGSSEDTTDATTEEPKDPEKITYDFSSMTDDEFKKTIDDLTSDQTYEALDAVWRNYCISDILEPGSTFKPFTIAGAIEDGVVKDGDTFYCKGYEIVADGTDPIYCHNRTGDGTLTLKQALEQSCNVALMQIAKSEGKETFSKYQDIFNFGSQTGIDLSGEGSGLVYSEENLNPVELATSSFGQGINVTMIQMAAAFCSLINGGNYYTPHTVRQIVDEDGSIIENNEPELVRKTVSKSTSNLMKQYMAGVVTEGTGSRAAVEGYTIGGKTGTAEKIPRNKGNYVLSFIGFSPVENPQIMLYVAVDEPDVESQSTSGAGALLFHAIMEDLLPYMNVYQSSDEDVTYNGKDEPISSPFEGDVEDSTGEASSTEESTAEDDTTEDDTTASSEDTTEGTTEAKVTDE; from the coding sequence ATGTCAATAAAAGGAAAACAGTTCTTAAAAAGAATGAAGACAAGACTGCTTATCATTTTTTTCGCGGCAGTAATATTCTTTGCGGTATTAGTTGCAAGAGTTATTTATATCAGTGTTGCAAAAGGTCAGGAGTATCAGGAGGAAGTGCTGGATCAGAAATCTTATGATAGTCTTGATATACCATTTGAACGGGGAGATATCGTAGACCGAAACGGAAATGTTCTTGCAACAAGCGAGAAGGTATATAATCTTATACTTGAGCCAAAAAATATTCTGCGGACAGAAGCAGGCAAGAAAGCAACAAAGGCTGCGCTGATAAAATATTTCAACATGGAAGAATCGAAGTTCGATGAGTGTATGCAGAATACGGATTCCTTTTACAGTGTCGCCATGAAGGGACTTGCTTATACAGATGTGAAAGCCTTTCAGGAATTTTGCAGTACAAAAGACGGCGCAGATGTGATCGGTGTGCGCTTTGAAGAGGAATATAAAAGAAAATATCCAAATGGCAGTCTTGCCTGCCATTTGCTTGGTTATACAGTAAGCGGAAATGTCGGACAGGGTGGAATCGAAGGCTACTATAACAGCTATCTGAATGGCGTAAACGGTAAGACCTACGGATATCTGACAAATGATAATACCGTAGAATCGGTTACGGTGCCCGCGCAGAATGGATATACAGTAGTATCGACTATCGATCTGAATATTCAGAAGATCATTGAAGATAATATAGAAGAATACATGAAAACGACCGGCGCAAAGAAGATCGGTGTTATTGCGATGGATCCGGATACAGCAGAGGTTCTCGGTATGAGTACATCTTACAGCTATGATCCGAATGAGCCGATGGATACAGATGCGCTTCGTAATATGAAAGTTACTGTTACAGAGAGTACAGAGGCTGCGACGGAAGACAGCAGTGAAGAAGGATCTTCTGAGGACACTACAGATGCAACAACGGAAGAACCGAAAGATCCGGAAAAGATCACATATGATTTTTCATCCATGACAGATGATGAATTTAAGAAGACGATCGATGATCTGACAAGTGATCAGACATATGAAGCCTTAGATGCGGTTTGGAGAAATTACTGTATCAGTGATATCTTAGAGCCGGGTTCTACATTTAAACCGTTTACGATTGCAGGAGCGATTGAAGATGGTGTGGTCAAAGACGGAGATACATTTTATTGTAAGGGTTACGAGATCGTAGCGGATGGTACAGATCCGATCTATTGTCATAACCGAACTGGTGACGGTACACTTACATTAAAGCAGGCATTAGAACAGTCCTGTAACGTGGCATTAATGCAGATTGCAAAGTCAGAAGGAAAAGAAACCTTTTCCAAGTATCAGGATATATTTAATTTTGGAAGCCAGACAGGTATCGATCTTTCCGGTGAGGGAAGCGGACTTGTATATTCGGAAGAAAATCTGAATCCGGTTGAGCTTGCTACTTCATCCTTTGGACAGGGTATCAATGTAACAATGATCCAGATGGCAGCGGCCTTTTGTTCATTGATCAACGGTGGTAATTATTATACACCTCATACGGTCAGACAGATTGTAGATGAGGATGGAAGCATCATAGAGAACAATGAACCGGAACTTGTTCGTAAGACAGTATCAAAGAGCACATCGAATCTGATGAAGCAGTATATGGCCGGCGTAGTTACTGAGGGTACCGGTTCCAGAGCAGCGGTTGAAGGCTATACGATCGGCGGTAAGACAGGTACAGCAGAAAAGATCCCGAGAAATAAGGGAAATTATGTATTATCATTTATAGGATTTTCACCTGTAGAGAATCCACAGATCATGCTCTATGTAGCAGTAGATGAGCCGGATGTAGAGAGTCAGTCTACATCAGGTGCCGGAGCACTTTTATTTCATGCAATCATGGAAGATCTGCTTCCGTATATGAATGTATATCAGAGCAGTGATGAAGATGTAACCTATAATGGTAAAGATGAACCGATCAGTTCTCCATTTGAAGGTGATGTAGAAGATTCGACAGGAGAAGCTTCTTCTACAGAAGAAAGTACAGCAGAAGACGATACCACAGAGGATGATACAACAGCGTCATCCGAGGACACAACAGAGGGTACGACAGAAGCCAAGGTTACAGATGAATAA
- a CDS encoding peptidoglycan glycosyltransferase, with translation MKLYSFNRRKIYFMCIALVMAAVLLMGRLAYLMVAKADYYDSAATQLHERERSIKAPRGKIYDRNGNILADNKAVCSVSVIHSQIEDEEEVIRVLNERLDKAEADIRKKVKKVSSRELIAANIDKTTGDAIRELNVAGIKVDEDYKRYYPYGSLASKVLGFTGSDNQGIVGLEVWYNAILAGEDGSIRTVTDAKGIELPNVKETRVSPVPGDNLVLSMDLTIQKYATQAALAVMEEKQAKRVAMIIMNPKNGEIYAMVDVPEYDLNHPFQLNTGIDGYESMTEAQKMDALNNMWRNFTVSDTYEPGSTFKIVTATAALEAGTVSLSDTFYCPGYKIVEDRRIRCHKTTGHGSEDFRHALMNSCNPAFMTIGEQTGATNLYQTYQKLGLFQKTGIDLPGEANSIMHKLSDIGPVELATMSFGQSIQISPIQFVTAAATVINGGNKITPHIGMKVTDADNQVTTNLEYPVTEQAVSSETSALMRDLLESVVAEGGGSKAQVEGYRIGGKTATSEKYPRGTGKYISSFIGFAPAYDPQIMAFVMIDEPMGIYYGGTIAAPVVQEVFSNILPYLGIQKEE, from the coding sequence ATGAAGCTATATAGTTTTAACCGACGTAAGATATATTTTATGTGTATCGCACTGGTAATGGCAGCGGTATTGCTGATGGGAAGACTCGCATATCTGATGGTTGCAAAAGCAGACTATTATGACAGCGCAGCGACACAACTTCACGAAAGAGAGCGAAGCATCAAGGCGCCGAGAGGAAAGATATATGACAGAAATGGCAACATTCTGGCTGATAACAAGGCAGTCTGTTCTGTATCTGTTATCCACAGCCAGATTGAAGATGAGGAAGAAGTTATCCGTGTCTTAAATGAACGTCTGGATAAGGCTGAAGCGGATATCCGCAAAAAGGTGAAAAAGGTTTCATCGAGAGAATTGATAGCAGCCAATATAGATAAAACAACCGGAGATGCCATAAGAGAATTGAATGTTGCCGGAATTAAGGTTGACGAGGACTATAAAAGGTATTATCCTTATGGAAGTCTTGCTTCCAAGGTCCTTGGATTCACAGGATCTGACAATCAGGGTATTGTCGGTCTTGAGGTATGGTATAATGCGATATTGGCAGGAGAAGATGGCAGCATCCGTACAGTAACGGATGCAAAAGGAATCGAATTACCAAATGTAAAGGAAACGAGAGTAAGTCCTGTACCGGGAGATAATCTGGTACTTTCAATGGACTTGACAATACAAAAATATGCAACACAGGCAGCGCTTGCTGTTATGGAAGAAAAGCAGGCAAAACGTGTGGCGATGATTATCATGAATCCGAAAAATGGCGAGATATATGCCATGGTTGATGTTCCGGAGTATGATCTGAACCATCCGTTTCAGTTAAATACAGGGATTGACGGTTATGAGAGTATGACGGAAGCGCAGAAGATGGATGCGCTGAATAATATGTGGCGTAATTTTACAGTCAGTGATACTTATGAACCGGGATCGACATTTAAGATTGTAACAGCGACGGCGGCATTGGAGGCAGGAACAGTGTCCTTATCCGATACCTTTTACTGTCCGGGATATAAGATCGTAGAGGATCGACGGATTCGATGTCATAAGACGACGGGGCATGGTTCGGAAGACTTCCGGCATGCACTGATGAATTCCTGTAATCCGGCATTTATGACGATCGGGGAACAAACAGGAGCCACGAATCTGTATCAGACCTATCAGAAGCTTGGCTTGTTTCAGAAAACCGGGATTGATCTTCCGGGTGAGGCAAATTCCATTATGCATAAGCTTTCCGATATCGGGCCGGTGGAACTGGCAACAATGTCATTCGGACAATCGATTCAGATATCACCGATCCAGTTTGTGACAGCAGCAGCTACTGTTATAAATGGTGGAAATAAGATTACACCGCATATCGGTATGAAGGTGACGGATGCAGATAATCAGGTGACAACAAATCTGGAATATCCGGTCACAGAACAGGCAGTCAGCAGTGAAACATCAGCATTGATGCGGGATCTGTTGGAATCGGTAGTAGCGGAAGGCGGTGGAAGTAAAGCCCAGGTTGAAGGCTACAGGATCGGTGGCAAGACAGCAACCAGTGAGAAATATCCCAGAGGAACGGGAAAATACATATCATCGTTCATAGGTTTTGCACCGGCGTATGATCCGCAGATAATGGCATTTGTTATGATCGATGAACCGATGGGCATATATTATGGCGGTACTATTGCAGCTCCGGTTGTACAGGAAGTTTTTTCCAATATTCTGCCATACTTGGGAATACAGAAGGAAGAATAA
- the mraY gene encoding phospho-N-acetylmuramoyl-pentapeptide-transferase, producing the protein MDFSIILPILIAFGISVVLSPIVIPFLKKLKFGQFVRDDGPETHLKKSGTPTMGGLIILLSLVITSLFYMKDYPDILPVLFVTLGFGLIGFLDDYIKVVMKRSMGLRAWQKMLGQFVVTTIFAYYIEKYTEINNEIIIPFIGKTVVLNKWFYIVLLFFVVLGTVNGANFTDGLDGLASSVTALIATFFTVVAIGTGSGLAPISCAATGSLLGFLVYNVYPARVFMGDTGSLALGGFVASIAYMLKMPLFILIVAFIYFIEVLSVIIQVVSFKLTGKRVFKMAPIHHHFELSGWPETKVVSIFAIVTAVLCVVGLLAV; encoded by the coding sequence TTGGATTTTTCAATTATTTTACCGATACTTATAGCATTTGGAATCAGTGTGGTGTTAAGCCCGATCGTAATTCCGTTTTTAAAGAAACTGAAATTTGGACAGTTTGTACGAGATGATGGCCCGGAAACGCATTTGAAGAAGTCAGGAACCCCGACGATGGGTGGTTTGATCATTCTGCTCAGTTTGGTGATCACCTCGTTATTTTATATGAAAGATTATCCGGATATTCTGCCGGTGTTATTTGTAACACTTGGTTTTGGATTGATTGGATTTCTCGATGACTACATTAAGGTAGTGATGAAACGTTCCATGGGGCTTCGTGCTTGGCAGAAGATGTTGGGACAGTTCGTTGTAACTACCATATTTGCATATTATATTGAGAAATATACCGAGATCAACAATGAGATCATTATTCCGTTTATCGGGAAGACAGTTGTTCTTAATAAGTGGTTTTACATCGTATTACTGTTCTTTGTAGTACTTGGAACTGTAAACGGAGCAAATTTTACAGACGGATTAGATGGCCTTGCATCATCTGTAACAGCGCTGATCGCTACATTCTTTACAGTTGTTGCAATCGGAACCGGTTCAGGACTTGCACCGATCTCCTGTGCAGCTACGGGAAGTTTATTAGGATTCCTTGTTTATAACGTATACCCGGCAAGAGTGTTCATGGGTGATACCGGCTCACTTGCGCTTGGAGGATTTGTAGCATCGATCGCATATATGCTTAAGATGCCGTTATTTATTCTGATCGTGGCATTCATTTATTTTATAGAAGTATTATCGGTTATCATTCAGGTAGTTTCATTCAAGCTGACCGGAAAACGAGTGTTCAAAATGGCACCGATCCATCATCATTTTGAGCTTTCCGGATGGCCTGAGACAAAGGTTGTATCAATATTTGCGATAGTAACAGCCGTGCTTTGTGTTGTAGGTTTACTGGCTGTTTAA